Proteins encoded by one window of Clostridium cagae:
- the ribD gene encoding bifunctional diaminohydroxyphosphoribosylaminopyrimidine deaminase/5-amino-6-(5-phosphoribosylamino)uracil reductase RibD: MNEEYMDLALELAKKGIGKVNPNPLVGAVIVKDNEIIGTGYHEKYGGAHAEVNAIKNATKPLEGSTIYVTLEPCAHYGKTPPCVDLIIDKKIKKVVIGMLDPNPIVSGRSIKKLKENDIEVIVGVEEEKCKKINESFIKYITSNLPFVILKSAISLDGKIATTTGESKWITSKEARIDGHLLRNKLSAIMVGINTIIEDDPELTCRIEDGKNPIRVIVDSTLRIPLNSKIVSNPDKLTIVATTQYADKLKKQELINKGVRVIEINDKNKKVDLKELMRYLGTLKIDSILIEGGGTLNFSALEENIVDKVRFYISPKILGGETSKSSIGGQGFSRLSDAVKLKDLTYEKLSEEIVIEGYINKLK; the protein is encoded by the coding sequence GTGAATGAAGAGTATATGGATTTAGCTTTAGAATTAGCTAAAAAAGGAATAGGTAAGGTTAATCCTAATCCTTTGGTTGGAGCAGTAATAGTAAAAGATAATGAGATAATTGGAACAGGGTATCATGAGAAGTATGGAGGAGCACATGCAGAGGTAAATGCCATTAAGAACGCTACTAAGCCATTAGAAGGAAGCACAATATACGTAACATTAGAACCATGTGCACATTATGGGAAGACTCCTCCTTGTGTGGATTTGATAATAGATAAAAAAATTAAAAAAGTGGTAATAGGAATGTTAGATCCAAATCCAATAGTATCAGGAAGAAGTATAAAAAAACTGAAAGAAAATGATATAGAAGTTATAGTTGGTGTAGAAGAAGAGAAATGTAAAAAAATAAATGAGTCATTTATTAAATATATAACATCCAATTTACCATTTGTTATTTTAAAAAGTGCAATATCATTAGATGGGAAAATAGCAACAACAACTGGAGAATCAAAGTGGATTACATCAAAAGAAGCAAGGATAGATGGTCATTTATTAAGAAATAAATTATCAGCTATTATGGTAGGCATAAATACAATTATTGAAGATGATCCAGAGCTTACATGCAGAATAGAAGATGGAAAAAATCCAATAAGAGTAATTGTTGATAGTACTTTAAGAATTCCGTTAAATTCAAAGATAGTAAGTAATCCTGATAAATTAACAATAGTAGCAACAACCCAATACGCTGATAAATTAAAAAAACAAGAATTAATTAATAAAGGTGTAAGAGTAATAGAGATAAATGATAAAAATAAAAAGGTTGATTTGAAAGAATTAATGAGATATTTAGGAACTTTAAAAATAGATTCTATATTAATTGAAGGTGGAGGAACATTAAATTTTTCAGCTTTAGAAGAAAATATAGTTGATAAGGTAAGATTTTATATATCACCTAAAATATTAGGTGGTGAAACAAGTAAAAGTAGTATAGGTGGACAAGGCTTTTCTAGATTAAGTGATGCTGTAAAACTTAAAGATTTAACTTATGAAAAATTATCAGAGGAGATAGTCATAGAAGGCTATATAAATAAATTAAAGTAA
- a CDS encoding riboflavin synthase, with the protein MFTGIVEEVGSLEKLTLGGGFGVIEIRANKVLENTKIGDSIASNGVCLTVLDMTKSSFKANVMGETLEKSSLGSLKSGNKINLERAMKLEDRFGGHIVSGHIDGVGKITDIEKKVDGTWFTISASKEILKYIIYKGSIAIDGISLTVAYVDDEKFKVSVIPHTLESTILYEKKVQSVINLECDVVGKYIEKLVNNKDKEIKNESNVTMEFLRENGF; encoded by the coding sequence TTGTTTACTGGAATTGTTGAAGAAGTAGGTAGTTTAGAAAAACTTACATTAGGGGGAGGGTTTGGAGTAATAGAAATAAGAGCCAACAAGGTATTAGAAAATACTAAAATAGGGGATAGTATTGCATCAAATGGTGTATGTTTAACAGTTTTAGACATGACTAAATCTTCATTTAAAGCTAATGTAATGGGAGAAACTTTAGAAAAGAGTTCACTGGGAAGTTTAAAATCAGGAAATAAAATTAATCTTGAAAGAGCAATGAAATTAGAAGATAGATTTGGTGGACATATAGTAAGTGGACATATAGATGGAGTTGGTAAAATAACCGATATAGAAAAAAAGGTCGATGGTACATGGTTTACTATATCTGCATCAAAAGAGATCTTGAAATACATTATATACAAAGGTTCAATAGCTATTGATGGTATAAGTCTAACAGTTGCATATGTTGATGATGAAAAGTTTAAAGTATCTGTTATACCACATACTTTAGAAAGTACAATTTTATATGAGAAAAAAGTGCAGTCAGTTATAAATTTGGAATGTGATGTGGTTGGAAAATATATTGAAAAATTAGTAAATAACAAAGATAAAGAAATAAAAAATGAGAGCAATGTAACCATGGAGTTTTTAAGAGAAAATGGTTTTTAA